The Apium graveolens cultivar Ventura chromosome 3, ASM990537v1, whole genome shotgun sequence sequence TAAAATTATACAACGTGCACGTAAAAGAGAGACGTATACTAACTCGATCACCGATGTTGCACTGGTTCTGTTCATCGTGAGCCATAAACTTGGAAGTCCGCTTGACGTATCGATTATAGAGCTTGTTGTGAAAGAGCCTGTCAACAGCTACAACAACAGACTTCTGCATCTTGTTGGACACAACCATTCCCACCACTGGTTTCATCTTAACCCCTTTCTCTTCTCTTCTACgccttgtttttaattacttccCTCTTTTCAAATATCACAAGCTGTAAGTAAAACCCTAAATAAAACCCACACAATGTCAGATAATACAATTAATCACTTCATAATAATTAATCAGAACAGAAATTAGAGAAATGATAAACCCTAACATTTCATGTAAAAATTTAATTGAATTATTTACCTCTCCTCCTTTAAAATCAAGAGTCTTCGGGCTCTCTATTTAGGAAAAACCTAGCCGCAACCCGGAGTATTTATGGATGGCCCGATTCACTTTCTAATCAAATTAGTTTAGCAATTTTTACCATTAGTGCTTTCAAATGAATAATTCGATGCGTATCCGTATTCTGTAATTGTtggattcgaatacggataatatcccTTCATTTCGGATACGGATATTATTCATTTTTTCTCGAATACGAATGTGAATATTTCGGACGGATGTcggattttttgaatttttttgatgcCCTACCGTATTGACGATGATTTTATAACATTTTTTACGATTAAATTCAAatgataaatttatatatgtataaaataTGTGTACAATCATGTAAAACTAGCTctataacccgtgcgaggcacgggcaTGCTATATTATGGGCATGCTCTtctaaaatattttaaaatttgtatACATGCTTGTTAAATAGATATATAGTATGTTGTGACTTGTGAGAAATTAGTTTTGTGTGTACAGTGACCTCTATTATAAGTATGAATTTTTCTGATTTGTATGTTTCAATAGCCCGTGCGAGGCTTAAACTTTTTCAAAACTCACGTATGAATTTATATTAcataaattaaatatatgttaTGTTTTGATATTATCTTTTTTCTAATTTTGGAtcaaataacatatatataatattcgTAACATATGTACGTTTAAGtgttttgaattttgaaattctacAATTGGTGCTATCGAGCACGAACATTCATAATTATTTGACAATATCATATTAATCGATTAAGAAAAAATTTAGTTCATTTGCTTTAGTTGTCTTAATTTCTTATTTTTGGTTTGCAGTAATCATTATAGTGATTGAAAATATTTTTCACCACATGCTGAAAATGTGAatgaattattatttttttaaaaaataaataatgtATTTTATTAAAAACGAGATAAGTGAGTTACATGATTATTGAATTTGACGGAAGTATATGCTGTGAGACCCATGATCTTATGAGCGGGAAGTATGTGTCGTCATATTAACGATTCTCAAGTTTGTTCAAATATTTTTTTCATAGAAAAGAAAGTTCTATATTTATTGTATCTAAATAAGTTTAGAATTTTTTAGCAATACATCACATTTAACCTTAAAAATTTCAGTATGGTCTTCGTTTAGATTTAATGTTCACCATTTTATGAAAACGATACTTTATTATAATAGTTT is a genomic window containing:
- the LOC141711929 gene encoding uncharacterized protein LOC141711929 — protein: MKPVVGMVVSNKMQKSVVVAVDRLFHNKLYNRYVKRTSKFMAHDEQNQCNIGDRVKLDPSRPLSKHKRWVVAEILKKAQIYLPPTKTTSESSTLPEVPASSSS